The Streptomyces sp. NBC_00775 genome includes the window GCTTGCTGGGCGGTCTCCTCGGCGGAGGCGGCCAGGGCAGTACCTCGGGCGGTGCCGGCGCGGGCAACCTCCTGGGCGCGCTGCTCGGCGCCCTCGGCGGTGGCGGTGGCCAGAGCAACGGCGGCAACCCTCTGGGCGGGCTGCTGGAGATGCTCACCAAATCCGGCCTGGTCGACCAGGCGCAGTCATGGGTCGGCACCGGCGAGAACAAGCCCGTGAGCGGCGAACAGATCACCCAGGCGCTGCCCGACGAGACGCTCCAGAAGGTCGCCGACCAGGCCGGCGTCAGCCCCCGGGAGGCCGCGGACCAGATCGCGCAGAGCCTGCCCCAGGCGGTCGACAAGCTGACGCCGGCCGGCCGGCTCCCGCAGGCCGATACCTCGCTGGAGGACCTCATCAAGCAGCAGTCGCTCTGAACCGTGCCCGGTGCGCGGCGGCCGTCTCGTCAGGCGGGCGCCGCGCACCCGCGCGTTGCGGGCTGACTACGCTGGTGTGACAAGACGAGTACGTAGATCAGCGAGGAGTATCACCGTGGCGGTACGAGCGGTCCGGGGCGCCGTCCAACTGGAGCGGGACGAGGCCGGGCACATGGACGAGCAGGTCAGCGAGCTGCTCACCGCCATCCTGGAGCGGAACGCGCTCACCACGGACGACCTGATCAGCATCTGGTTCACGGCGACGCCCGATCTGCACAGCGATTTCCCGGCGGCCGCGGCCCGCAAGCTCGGCATCGTCGACGTACCGCTGATCTGCGCGCAGGAGCTGGACATCGAGGGTGCGATGCCCCGTGTCGTACGGGTCCTCGCGCACATCGAGTCGGACAAGCCGCGCGCCGGCATCGTGCACGTCTACCTGGGTGCCGCGGGCGCACTCCGCAAGGACATCGCCCAGTGAGGACCGCACTCGTCATCGGAACCGGCCTGATCGGTACGTCGGCGGC containing:
- a CDS encoding YidB family protein, coding for MRPGGHLPPAAPSKGVTMAGNDLGSLLGGLLGGGGQGSTSGGAGAGNLLGALLGALGGGGGQSNGGNPLGGLLEMLTKSGLVDQAQSWVGTGENKPVSGEQITQALPDETLQKVADQAGVSPREAADQIAQSLPQAVDKLTPAGRLPQADTSLEDLIKQQSL
- the aroH gene encoding chorismate mutase; amino-acid sequence: MAVRAVRGAVQLERDEAGHMDEQVSELLTAILERNALTTDDLISIWFTATPDLHSDFPAAAARKLGIVDVPLICAQELDIEGAMPRVVRVLAHIESDKPRAGIVHVYLGAAGALRKDIAQ